DNA from Onychomys torridus chromosome 1, mOncTor1.1, whole genome shotgun sequence:
TGTACTGACAGCTACCACAAGAAATCAGACACCTGGTCTGCcacaggaaagacagaaaaccaaTCTTAATGACTGAACTGTGTCCCTTAAAAACAAGGACCTCAGAATATGACTTGGAAACAGGGGCCTGCAGGCTTGGCTAGTTAGGATTACATCAGGATGGAGCACAGTGAACTCCTATGCCAATGTGGCCAGCGTTCCCAAGAGGAAGTGAGTCTACAGACACATAGGAAGAATGCCATGGGACCAGAAGACAGAGACTGAAGATCTATGGCATGGTTTGAATGTAAAACATTCCCCACAGGCTCTGGTGTTTGAACACTGTCCTCCAGAGGTGGTGCTGTTTTTGAATGCTGCAGGacatttaagaggtggagcctcattggaggaagtctgtcacttaGAGGGCCTTGAGGTTTGATGtagcctgcctctgtccctgtcTCACTGCAAATGCAATGTGTCTGTCCACCCCATGttcctgccatgccttccccaccacgaTGGACTCTGAACCCCTGAATTGTGGCCACATTTCCACTCTTGAGTTGCTTCTTAGGTATTTGGTCCCAGCAACTGACACCTACAGATTTGGACTTTCTGGGTGGTGAAGCCACCCAGCTGGGTACTGTGTTCAAACAGCCCTGGTAGTCTCACATAGCTGGGGTCTGCCAGCTGGAGTCTCCCTGGGGACTTGGATTCTAGAAAACTAGGGTTGGAGTAGGAAGTCTTACCAAGGTTGGGGGCAGTCTACACCAGAACCCATGTTGGCTGACAGGGTTAGACTGGTTAGAAGGATTggctagactttcaaagaagagcctGGCCCAGCTATACAAAGTTACCTTCGTGTCAAGAGGAGACAAACCTGGAAGGGTCCTTCACCAGGTCAACATGTTGAAAACTCCCATTAGCCCTCTccccagaccaaaaaaaaaaaaagaaagaaaaaaacttagcAGGCTGAGAGGTAACCTCTCTATTCAAAGATCGTCATGGGTGACATTGCCAGTCATTCAGGGCACAGGTAGCAGATAAAGAATTCTTATTAAATCTCCTCATTGCCCAAAGAGTGGGAGGGGCTGGGTTTGATGCAAATGCAGCAGGCTTTTGAACATGATGAAGGATTCTAGCCCTCTGCAAAGGTCTTTGCTGAGGATGGTGGCTCTCCATACACATTCCTGCTGCACGACAGACTGGACCACTGAGCACAGCCACAGGTTTCAGGAGCTTGGGAGGCCTCACTTGCAGGTGTTAGACCTGGAAGAGAAAGCCTCCATGTGAGCTGCACACAGGTGACCCAGCTGAGCAGGCAGGTCAGAAGGAAAGAGTGCCTCCCTTGCTTACCCGGCACAGAAAATTCAGGTGGGAGACCTTGGAGCTGTGAGACTTTTGGAGAAGGGTCAGGAGGCTGTGCAGAGCTCACACCATATATTCTAAAGTAAGCAGAAAGCATGAAGTTACTCCTTATGTAAGAGGTATAGCATGCAAGTCCTGAGAAAGCACAGTTTGTTTTTATAATCCTTACAAACCACCCTAACGTTCAGAATTACGATCCCTGTTTCATGGATGGTAACTGAGATACAAGAGCTGCCTTGTACAATGCTCCAGTATCCCTGgtagctccctccctcagcatcTTGAGAGCCTGTTTAGAGGTTCTAGCATGGAGCACAGCAGATCAGTCCTCCTCTGTTGGGGGAAGGCTGTCCtcttcaacaaaacaaacaacttccaGAGGGATGCACGTGGAGCAGTGAGGAAGGAGACAGCTGCCTATAACCAGCCAGATCCACTGAATCAACCCCAGGGCACTAGATGTTGTAAACAATCatcctcatttttatttgttgtttgtttgattatttgagactgggtctctctatgtagccctggctgttctggaactcagtatgtagagcaggccctgaactcacagagatctgctggcctctgcctcaggactgctgggattaaaggtgtgtgctatcatgcctAGCATCCCTTTTAGCATCTCAGCCAATGCTGGGACAGAGTGTTCCATTGATTGCTCCCAGTCCTTCCCACAGCAGGGCATGGCTGCCTGCAGGAAGACCCTGCTGTGACAAATAAGGCAGATTCTGTGCAGCAAGTCAGACCCAGAACTAAGACAAGGTCAAAGGAGTGCCGGGATGGGGTGTGTGCCCTGCTGTCCCTTTCCCCTCTACTCTGCTCCCTGGATCCTGCAGCTTATGGGTAATGCAAACTGCACTTACTGATCATATGGCTTCAGATGTGCCCTCTTGGCCTGCTCCATCAGATTCAGGAAGTCCTCGTAGCACTTTTTGGCCATGATGGTATACCTTGTGGCACAGCCAAATTCAGTGACCCTGGCTCTGGGCAGGAAGCCTGCCCAGCCAGGGATGGGGGGCTCGTCCAATGGTTTTTTCACATTCTTGCATTCTGCAAGGAGACAGCAGGGATCCTGAGGGTTTCAGAGAAGTACAGTGGGAAGCACTGCCAAGCTCCCTGGCACATTAACAGTTAACCCAATAAACCCCAGGCCACACCTAGATCTTCAACTGTGTGTCAGTGATCCTAGGGAGGGCTTCTCTCAGGTagatcatttcatttcattctttcagCAACCAAGGAGGCAGATGCCACTGTTGGCTCCACATGTTACCTCCATGCCAAGTCCTGAGACGTAGCCAGGAAATATAGGTAGTATAGGTCCAGGACACACTTAGCTCTTAGGTTCTCAACCCAGAAGAGCCTCCAGGtgggagaaagaaaatcagaatcaTCACCAGAAGTGCCATTAGGTCCTGGTGGTGACACTGATTGGCAGGGTGAATGCAGGACTTGCTCAGAGAACAATGAAGTCCAGCTCAGAGAAAACTCCCAAAGTGGCATCCACAGATCCATTAGCTGATCCTCAAAGTCCACTCCAAGGGTGCTGCCCTCCTCCCCCAACTACCTGGGATGGGTCCTTTCTCCTTGACATCAGCTGTGTTTGGTTAGGTACTCTCTCTGGCTCTACAAATGGCCTGCTGGGATTTCACTCAGGACCAGGGTTGAGAGAAGCTGATGTGGGGGAGGCCGTACCCAGAGTCAAGGGGTGGTACTTCTTGGCATACTCATGCAGCGTCCATAGGACTGTGTCCTCGGAGCAGATGGGCTTCAGAGCTGGGGCACTAGCCACAGAGCAGTTCAATTCCTGCATCTGCTCCTTGTATCTCTGCGTTCTCTCCTGGAAGGCTGTCACACAGTGATTCATGTGGTCCTCGCTGGGGGTTCCCTGGCAACTGAGCCATGGTATGAAGCCTGAGAGAGCACAGGGAATCACAGCCTGAGTGAGGTAGCTGGCTACCGTCTGAGAGCCAGTCTCTGTACCCACCACTGCAGCCCTCCACTTGGCTCCCCTCCACTGCCACCAACGCTGCATTTTTCCAAAGGCCATTAATACAAATGGTGGTGTTGTTCGAACCATAGCTGGGCCCTCCCAAGGCTGCAGAAAAATGACCTTGGAGCTGGGGAAGAAAGGTCCACTTCAACAAAGGATATGACAGTAATACACTGTGATGGCAAATCCCCCATGTCAGGCTGAACAGCAAATggggaaagcatttaatgggcCTAAATGATAGTCTGAGGAGTAATTGAAATtattcatctcttttttttttttttttttttttttgagagaaagcTTATTTTCCTTGACACTTCCCAAATGCAATCTGGGATCTTTCTTGCCAGACTGTAGAGAAATTGCAGGCCCATTAAGAGTAGAGACGGATAACATAAAAAGGTAAATTCATTATCTGCAAGACCCACCCCAGGACAATTTTTCACCATTTCCCACAAAATAACATGTAATCATTACAATTAGTAAGGGTAAAACACAACTATTCATTTACACGGGATGCTGAATCCTAAGTCCTATAATATTGCCACAATAAAGCCATTTTCTAAAAGGACAAACGAGGGGACTGGTTAAGAACTTGCTTTAAGCTGCATAGTAAGTAACTCTCAGGACTGCAGCTCATTGTTTTTTGCCTTTGttgcttaagaaagaaaacctgGCTTTGGGGCTGAATGGAGCAGCTCCAAGTCCTGTACCCCCAAGAAAGCACCTTCTAGAAGAATCCAACAGACTGACCTCGACAGAGCTGAGGTCACAGATCCTTCATCTGTTATGCtttgaatgtaaaatgtgttCCCACAGGCTCGTGTGTTTGAAACTTGGTGTCCCACGGTACTGTTCCAGGAGACTGTGGAGGTGgggccctgctggaggaagtgggcagctggaggaagtgggggctggaggaagtgggggctggaggaagtggggggaTGGAGGAAGTGGGcggctggaggaagtggggggctggaggaagtggggggaTGGAGGAAGTGGGCGTTGGaagaagagggggctggaggaagtgggggctggaggaagtggggggctggaggaagtgggcGCTGGAAGAAGAGGGGGCTGTAGGAAATGGGGGCTGGAAGAAGTGggcagctggaggaagtgggggctggaggaagtgggcagctggaggaagtgggggctggaggaagtgggcagctggaggaagtgggggctggaggaagtgggcagctggaggaagtgggggctggaggaagtgggggctggaggaagtggggggctggaggaagtgggggctggaggaagtgggggctGGAAGAAGTGGGCagctggaggtgggctttaagattTGTAATCCAGTACCACTTCCTGTGCTTTGCTTCTTGGTGTTGTGGaacatttaactatgtaaaggtgtgttacatttgtttatgccgtGGGCTATTACTtcaactgtgtaaaggtgtgctacatttgtttatgttgcatttgtttatgtaaaaatgtgttacatttgtttatgctgcagactatttaactgtgtaaataaaggtgtgttacatttgcttatgttgactttgttaatgatgtaaagatgagttacgtttgtttatattgcatttgttttactatgtaaagatgtgttgctgtttcaccttgcctttAAGGCatctaattggtctaataaaaagctgaatggccaatagctaggcaggagagggatagactGTTGCACAAATCTTAATTGGGCTTACAATAAAAActcggagccagatatcagggtgaaagttgaaatatcagagaagcaaagcaagccacagccaccacctcttacctcaccaactcctcagcctgaaagagaatgagttcctgtctcctccatcccacccaaccatatcacttcctgtctcaatcttcctagtgctggaattaaaggtgtgtgtcccactgcctggctctgtttcctttttaaactggattaatctAATGaagcccagtatggccttgaactcacagaaatccagacatatctctgcctctgccccacagagtgctaggattaaaggtgtgtgcaccactgcttggcctctatggttaatgtAGTGGCTTGttatgtcctctgatcttcaggtaaattttatttgttcaaaatatcaccacaatagatggggctggcaagcagagagaataagtaggagacaGCTAGGCttgagaagaagagaagggaggagagaatgaggagaaaaggggaacaCACCTGGGGCCAGAAACCAGaagcagctgccagacagacatagagacagcaggaaagttagatatacagaaagaaaggtcaAAACCCCGATGAGAAAtgaagataaagagaaacagattaaaataagagctaagataaggctgagcattcataactaataagaagtctccatgtcatgatttgggagctggttggtggccctaaAGAAAAAGGCTGGTATATCTTGGTCTATCAAAATGTGAGGAGTCCCATCCATAAGACCCCCCTTGCCAAGCCTTCTCAACCATCATGGGTTATAGCTCTAACTGTAGCCAAAATAAGTCCCTTTTCCCTGACATTGTCCCTTATGAAGCACTTAGTCACAGAAACAAGGAACTATATAAACTATTTCACCAACCCCTGGGCAATCAAAATATGTCCTATGATGACATGGAGAAAGCCATAGAAACTTAAGGCCCCTTTTGAAGTGGCATCTCTACCACCAAGGCCTActtttatctatatatttatgtatgtgtatgtatatacatgacaCTCACATACCTAGTTATACAAGACTTCCTAACAAGTGAAGTGTGCATATACTGACTTCTTTAATTATCACAATGACCATAAAGAATATCCAATGATAAGGTGCATTGTATTCCCCAAATAGACATATCCAAGTTCCTGATCCGTAATACCTATGAGCATGGTCTTCTGGGGGGAATATAGTCTCAGAAAACAGAATTAATGAGCTAGAAGTAAGATCATTCCACATTTAAGTCATCCCTAAAGCCAAAATGTCCTTAataagagagaggggggaaggactGGAGACATTCAAATTTACAAACATCCATTTGAAGAATCAAGAGATGATGGGGCTGATTGCTAGTTTACATAATTCATTCTTTACATAAAGAAGGCTATTACAGTCTTGTAGACAGTGGACAAAGGGAGGTGTGAAATAAATCTGAACTGTCAGAAtccaaaacatatttttcttatcTAGTTAGTAGGGCCAGGGTGAGCCTGGAAAACCTTGGAATGTTTTCAAGCATAGCTGCTTCTGAAAACAGCTATGTATGAAAACTGAGGGACCACTGAGCATTTCAATTATTCACAGTTCTCAGAAGCCTGATGGGGAAGAACCTTTAGAAATGGAGAGCAATGCCTGCATAGGatcaacctaggccctctacatgtatGTGACAGCTGTTTAGCttagtctacttgtgggactcctaacagtgggagcaggggctgtctaaCACTgtagctggctcttgggaacctattcctcatactggattgccttaccCAGTTTAATAGAAGGGGAAGTGCTTAGTTTTATCACAACTTGATATaaaccatgctttgttgatacccatgagaggcctgcccctttctgaacagaagcagagggGTGGACTGAAGGGGGAAGTGtggagggcaggaggggaggaagcaggaggagaggagggagggaaagctgaggttggatgtaaaataaataaatgaaaagaaaaaaagagaaatggaaaccaCTTGTCAAAGATAAAAGGGTTTCTTAGACATATGACATTCAGGGCTACAATCTCAACAGGGCAGGTGGTCAGTCTTCCTTTCTGAGACTCAGGAAGGAATGAGAAGGTAAGAAC
Protein-coding regions in this window:
- the C1H10orf82 gene encoding uncharacterized protein C10orf82 homolog, encoding MESPETFMRKQPITPGYSGFIPWLSCQGTPSEDHMNHCVTAFQERTQRYKEQMQELNCSVASAPALKPICSEDTVLWTLHEYAKKYHPLTLECKNVKKPLDEPPIPGWAGFLPRARVTEFGCATRYTIMAKKCYEDFLNLMEQAKRAHLKPYDQIYGVSSAQPPDPSPKVSQLQGLPPEFSVPGKLSLPGLTPASEASQAPETCGCAQWSSLSCSRNVYGEPPSSAKTFAEG